In Mustela erminea isolate mMusErm1 chromosome 8, mMusErm1.Pri, whole genome shotgun sequence, a genomic segment contains:
- the LOC116597047 gene encoding centrosomal protein of 57 kDa-like — protein sequence MAGGGGTQKSERTPLHSYQYNDKEVSITLAYHSYFTAECWQEHNQIHQLQGTKIIFAKSELQPHVHPCTEPGPWDIGGTQKKLQHPVETASKPAREAEKCDGNSTELESLNPDCHLQAEETVGELGNLSETQFAYLPNVHEQTHVQSQLEKLDLLEQEYNKLTTMQALAEKKMQELEAKLREEEQERKRMQTKAAQLQTGLETNRIVFEDKATPCVPTARRVKKKKSKPPEKKGSRNYFAAQPHYRLCLGDMPFVAGKSTSPSHAVVANVQHVLHLMKQHSKALCNDRVVNNVPLTKQGSSRSGNKRKKLSVTPSSSNSINEELSEVLQTLQDEFGQMSFDHQQLAKLIQESPTVELKDNLECELEALVGRMEAKANQITKVRKYQAQLEKQKVEKQKRDLRTTRKTLDEEGNSSSRSSGITGTTSKKDVVKPRPGEKSRKNLQLLKDMQTIQTEFITKQ from the exons AATGCTGGCAAGAACATAATCAGATCCACCAGCTGCAAGGGACAAAGATTATTTTTGCCAAGAGTGAGCTGCAGCCCCATGTGCATCCTTGTACAGAG CCTGGTCCCTGGGACATAGGAGGTACTCAAAAGAAATTGCAGCATCCAGTCGAAACCGCCTCTAAACCTGCTAGAGAGGCAGAAAAATGTGATGGGAATAGCACAGAGCTGGAGTCTCTTAATCCTGACTGCCACTTACAGGCTGAAGAGACTGTGGGCGAACTTGgtaacctctctgagactcagtttgcTTATCTTCCAAATG TGCATGAGCAAACACATGTGCAGAGCCAACTTGAAAAGTTGGATCTTCTGGAGCAGGAGTATAACAAACTTACCACAATGCAGGccctggcagaaaaaaaaatgcaagagttAGAAGCAAAGCTCCgtgaagaagaacaagaaaggaaacgTATGCAAACTAAGGCAGCCCAGTTGCAGACTGGTCTAGAAACAAATAGAATTGTCTTTGAAGATAAGGCAACTCCATGTGTTCCCACGgcaagaagagttaaaaaaaagaagtcaaaaccACCAGAAAAGAAAGGTTCTAGGAACTATTTTGCTGCACAGCCACATTATAGATTATGCTTGGGGGATATGCCTTTTGTAGCTGGAAAGTCCACCAGTCCTAGTCATGCTGTGGTAGCCAATGTTCAGCATGTCTTGCATCTAATGAAGCAACACAGTAAAGCCCTGTGCAACGATCGAGTGGTCAACAATGTTCCTTTGACAAAGCAAGGTTCTTCACGAAGtggtaataaaagaaagaagttgtCAGTAACACCTTCCTCCTCCAACAGCATTAATGAAGAGTTGTCAGAAGTCTTACAGACTTTACAGGATGAATTTGGGCAAATGAGCTTTGACCACCAGCAGCTTGCGAAACTTATCCAAGAATCCCCAACTGTTGAACTGAAGGACAACTTAGAGTGTGAACTGGAGGCACTGGTGGGGAGGATGGAGGCCAAAGCCAACCAAATAACTAAAGTTCGAAAATACCAAGCCCAGCTGGAGAAACAGAAGgtagagaagcagaagagggacTTGCGAACCACTAGAAAGACTCTTGATGAAGAAGGAAACAGCAGCAGTCGTTCTTCTGGAATCACAGGAACCACAAGCAAGAAGGACGTTGTCAAACCGAGACCTGgtgaaaaaagcaggaaaaatctTCAGTTATTGAAGGACATGCAGACCATACAGACAGAGTTCATTACAAAGCAATAG